CCCGTTTTTATCCAGTGCGATCGCGGCGTTCAACGCGGTCTGGCCACCGAGGGTGGGCAGGATGGCGTCCGGGCGCTCCTTGGCGATGATCTTCTCAATCACCTCGGGGGTGATGGGCTCAACGTAGGTGGCATCGGCGAACTCGGGGTCCGTCATGATGGTGGCCGGGTTGGAGTTGACGAGGATGACCCGCAGGCCTTCCTCCTTCAAAACACGCAGCGCCTGGGTGCCGGAGTAGTCAAACTCGGCAGCCTGGCCAATCACGATCGGGCCGGAGCCAATGACCAAAACTGACTTAAGATCTTCCCTCTTTGGCATTACTTGTTTTCCTGGCTCTGTGTGGTCTGGCTCTGTGCGGTCTTGTTCTGTGCGCTCTGGTAATCACCCATGAGGCTGATGAACCGGTCAAACAGGTAGGCGGCGTCGTGCGGGCCGGCCGCGGCTTCGGGGTGGTATTGCACCGAGAAGGCGGGAATGTCCAGGCAGGACAGGCCCTCGACAACCTGGTCGTTGAGGCTGATGTGGCTGACCTCGACCCGGCCGAAGCGGTCCTCGGGTGCCAGCGGGGCACCTTCCAGCGGCGCGTCGACGGCGAAACCGTGGTTTTGGCTGGTGATTTCCACCTTGCCGGTGCTGCGGTCAAGGACGGGCTGGTTCATGCCGCGGTGTCCGTAGCGCAGCTTGTACGTGCCAAAGCCCAGGGCGCGGCCCAGGATCTGGTTGCCGAAGCAGATGCCGAAGTACGGCACGCCTGCTTCGAGGAAGCTGCGGACAAAGCCCACCTGGCGGTCGGCCGTGGCGGGGTCGCCGGGGCCGTTGGAGATGAACACGCCGTCGGGATTCAGCGCCTGCGCCTCTTCAAAGGTGGTGGTGGCGGGCAGCACGTGCAGGCGCACTCCGCGCTCGGCAAAACGGGCCGGGGTCATGGCCTTCATGCCCAGGTCCAGTGCGACGATGGTGAACAGGGTTTCACCGGTCCAGCCGTGGTCGGCCGGTTCGACGACGTA
This genomic interval from Arthrobacter sp. PAMC 25486 contains the following:
- the carA gene encoding glutamine-hydrolyzing carbamoyl-phosphate synthase small subunit, whose protein sequence is MSDATMPAQALLVLEDGRTFRGSSYGAQGTALGEAVFTTGMTGYQETLTDPSYARQLIVQTAPHIGNTGVNKADNESAKIWAAGYIVRDAARRASNWRSEGTLDDELTSQGVVGIQGVDTRAITRHLRERGTMKAGIFSGEGAARPAAELVAEVAAQPSMAGLRLAEEVSTKKAYVVEPADHGWTGETLFTIVALDLGMKAMTPARFAERGVRLHVLPATTTFEEAQALNPDGVFISNGPGDPATADRQVGFVRSFLEAGVPYFGICFGNQILGRALGFGTYKLRYGHRGMNQPVLDRSTGKVEITSQNHGFAVDAPLEGAPLAPEDRFGRVEVSHISLNDQVVEGLSCLDIPAFSVQYHPEAAAGPHDAAYLFDRFISLMGDYQSAQNKTAQSQTTQSQENK